Part of the Calditrichota bacterium genome, CGCGAATTTCTCGTTTGCGGTCACTTCAAGAGCTCTTCAGTCTGCGCCTTCAGAATTTGCATGATTTGCGGATTGTATCCGACGTGTCGATGCGCGATTTTTCCGTCTTTGTCGATAACGAACATCGTGGGAATACCGCGCACGCCGTATTGAGCGGCAAGCTCGTTTGTTCCGAAGAGAATCGGGAACGTGTATCCACTTTTTTCGATAAACGGGCCGACGCCGCCGGTACCGCTGCGCTCCCAGACATTCACGCCGTACACTTCTACGTCGTTGTCGCGCGCTTGATAAAACTTGTCGATCTGGGGCATCGTCATTTTGCAAGGACCGCACCACGTGGCCCAGAAATCGAGTACGACAACTTTGCCTTTGAGATCGGAGAGCTTGACTTTTCCGCCGCCGAGTTTTTCCAGATCAAAATCCGGAGCGGGAGTGTCCGTGCGGTTTTCGACCAATTCGCGTTTCTGATCGGCCGGCAATTCGCGTTGAACGGATTGGGCCAATTCGCGCATTTCACGATTGTGACTTTCTTCGACGGCCGAGAGCAGATCGCTCCACCGTTTGTCGTCGCGCACCGGAATCAGATCATCGTCGTCGGTGTATTGGCCGGCGTCGTTCATACCGAGTTCGGCGGACTCAAACAGATGGGCATAGGCCGAATCGGTTTGACCCGTCAAGGAAAATCCACAAGCAAGGTTGTAGTGATTGACGGCATCCGGCTCGATTGCAGTGGCCCGCTGCATGGATTTGATGTAGCACTCCCAATCCCCCAGCTCGCGGCAGACGCGTGCGCGGACGTCCAATGCGACGGCGTCTTCGGGATTAGAATCTAGGTACTCATCGATGATCTTCAAATGCGTCTTGAAATCGCCGGGATGCAGGACAAGTCTGCGCGCGACGGGTTCAAAATCGCCGGGCAACTGTTTTGCCATTTCGATGTAGAGATCTTCGGCTTGTTCGGTTTTGCCCGAACGCGCCCACAGTTCACCGAGCAAAACGGGAGCGTAGGGCAGCGAGTTGTCCGTATCAATCGCCCGCACAAGCGCGGCCTCGGCCTTGGAGAAGTCTTGGTCATCTTCGGCGGAATAGGCTGTCGCCTGCAGCAACGATCCCCAATAGCTGCCGGGATTCAGAGTCAGAATCTTGGCAGTTATGCTTTGTTTGTCGGCTACGGATTCGGAATAGCGACCGCTGATGTAGAGATCAATTTCCGAGTTGGGATTCGCGGCAGCGCGTTCGGCATAGTAGCTTTGCACCTGTACCGGGTCTTCCAGCGCAAGCAAATCGGCGGCGCGGAGCTGCACGCCGGAATCGGTCGGGTAGTTTTTTTGAAACGACCTTGCGACCGACGTGCGCGTCTGAAACGTAGACGCCGTGTCAAGCGCAGCGACGAATTCTTTTTCCGCTTTGCTTTGGGAATAGGGTTTCAATTTGACGCTGCCCGCGAAGGCAATCTGCGCGCACAAAACGACGACAAGCCAATAATAAAGTTTCATATCGACGGATGTTCTTACTGTTGAATTTCCAAACCGAACAGGTTATTGTTCCGAACCGTTATTTTCAAGTTGCTCGACTTCAAAGCTGTCGACCTTTCCGGCGCCTTCAGCATCGACTGCGAGCAGTTCGCGGACGATTTTGACTTCGCCGGGTGGCCCAATTTGTTCTTTAACCAATCCCACGCCTTGAGCAAACCAACGGACCGTTTGCCAATTGGCAACACCGCGCTCTTCGCTGTAGGCTTGTTCGTCCATTTCATTCCGTTGGTAGCGGGCTTCAATGGAATCGGCAACGGCGGGCAGCGGGGTCACAACTGTTTTCAGACAGTCTTCGAATTTTCCGGCAGGAACCGTGACGGTTTCAAATCCGGCGACAATCGTCTCCGTCCCGGTCTGCTCGTTGTACCACGCGCTGTCCAAAGCGGCGCCTTCGTCCACCCATATTTGGTTAAACGCACTAACCTGCGTCCGGGATTCCATGGACGTGAAGGAAATGCGGGTCGCGGCTTCGACGATGACTCCGTTGGAGCTGAACTCGATACCGCCGTACGGCGTGCCTTCGTCTTCACAGACATAGACTTTCCACGCGCGGCCGCCGATATACTTCATTGTCAGCGAATAATCGTAAGATTCACCGTTACCCTTTTCGTGATAGCGCAATTTGCGGCCGTCCATTAAGGGCATGAATTCCGTCCCTCCTCGGTAGAGAGTGCGGGTCGCGACGTCGCCGCAAGCGGAAAAAAGCAGCGCCGCGATAATCACGGCAAAGATAGCTGCGCCGTTTAGGTGCGCGGTCGAAATGCGGGGAATTGCCTTCAAACTGATCAAATTACTTCAACAAAACAAGTTTCTGAGTTTCGACGAATGATCCGGCGGAAACTCGCAGGAGATAGACTCCGGTTGCGAAAGCCGCTCTATCTACCAGCAAGCTATGCACACCGGCATCGAAAACATCATCAGCCAACGTTGCCGCTTCGCGGCCTTCGATGGTATAGAGTTTCGCCGACACATGTGAAGTTTGGGGTAAATCGAAAGCAACGCGCGTGACGGCGTTGAAAGGATTGGGATAGGCCGGATACAACACGAAGGATTCGGCAAGATCTGGACGATCCGGCGAATCCAACGCCAAAATATAGACTCCGACTTCATCTGCTGTGTCGGGGCAGGCATTGTGGTGAATGATGACCTCGCCGAAAAATTCGGATTCAGGGTGTTCGGGGTTGGTCAAGACGGACACGACGATCTCGCCCGAAGCTCCCGCCGCAATTTCGCCGGACTCGGGCGCGACATAGAGCCATCCATACGTGGGAGTGTGTTCAACGGTCTCGCAGGTAAACTGCAGAAGTCCGTCGCCGTCGTTTTGAACAGTTAACGTGTCACGCTCCCACCGTCCAAAAGTACCGATGATGTTGACGCTGGTCTTGTTGTTCTCGTATTGAGGAGTCCCGACGGTGAAATCAACGACGTTCTCCCCTCCCAAGACCAACTCGACCGATTGCGAATCCGGGGCAATGCACGGTCCCGTAATCAGTAAGGTCGCCTCGCTTTGATTTGTACCAAGCAAGTATGCACCTTGTTCGTCGGTGATCGTGAAATCTCCGGTTTCAACGACTTCGACTCGCACGCCGGACAACGGCTCATTTGTGCCTTGCGCCCGAACGATTCCGTTGACGATATAGCCGGGACCAAAGCGGTATAAGCGCGCGGCGTAGTCCGTAGACTGGAACGTCGTTCCGAAGATCAGTCCAGCACTGCCGCGGTTGTGCATGCCGCGCAGATCCACTCCGTCTGCCGAAAGCTCCGCCGAATGGTCGCTGTTACCGGACGAGTTTAACGTATATATCCGGCCTGTGAACGGCCCGACTTCGCTCGCAGTTGACCCGCACACAGTTGCGCCGCCGTCATCCGTAGGTCGAATACCGGAGATGCCAAAGAACTCGCCGTCTAACCCCGTCAAAGTCCAAACATAATTTCCGCTTGAGGTGAGCTTGTAAGCCCACGGCCAATAGATTCCGAAATCAAAGCCCTCATTCCCCGCGACATAGATATTTTCGTCGTCATCGAGTGCGATGGCTTGCGGCATGATGCGCATGATATCCGGAGAAGGATAGTCATTCATCCAAACAGTGCTTCCCGTAGGCGTGGTTCGTGCCACAAATGCATCAAAAGTGAACGCATCCGTGGTCAACCAACCTGCGACCGCCAAGTCGCCATTGGCGAACTCTTGAACACAAGCTCCTTGACTTCCCCCCTGTCCTGAAACACTTGCAGTCCAGAGCGTGTCGCCGTTAGAGTCGAATTTGATTAGCAGATCGGATTGGGACCCGCTGTTGTCATACATACCCGTATACAAAACGAGTCCGTTGTCACGGGTCGCACAAATTCCCGCTTTGTTTTCGGGATAGGCGATGTCCAAGTCAAAAGAGATCTCGCCTTGAACGGCTCCGACATCGTTGATTCGGAGTACCGAGAGAGACGGCAAAGAGTCATTGTCAGACGTAACAACTCCAACTAACGCGATCTGGCCGTCTTCAAATTGCTCCATGCCAAGTAGGGTGCAGTAGTCACCCTGAAATGACACGGTTCCGTTCCAAACTTGGCTTCCAGTGGCATTCAGCCGCCACAGATCGATGCCCGCATCAGCATTGTGGGCGCTGGCCACCATTGTATGCCCGTTTTGCAGAATGATTGCGGACTGAACCCATTGAAAAGAGCTCAGGTCAATTTGTTGAGACCAAAGGGTGTCGAGTTCGGCGCGAGCCGGTTGCATGACAAAGAACAGCAGGACGATGAATCCAAATGACTTCATAAGGGCTCCTTTCGGGATGCAGCGCAATGACGAAAGACATTTGGTCCGGGCGGGACCCACTCCCGGGCCGGAAAAGAACAATTAGCGAATATACAGCAATTTCTGGACGGCGAAGGTATTCGGCATCGCGGCCCGAACGAAATACAGTCCGGTCGCTTCTCCGGACAAATCAATGTTTATATTGTGATTGCCAGCAGACATGCGACCGTCGACAAGAGTTTTTACCCATTTCCCTGCAATGTTATACACCTCCAAGCGGGCGACAGTTTCATTGGGAATCGAGAGTGTAATTGAGGTGTTGCTATTGAAGGGATTTGGATAGGCCGGCGACAGTGAGAACTGGGCCGGGAGCTCGGAGTGATCGTTGACATCGAGCACACTGACCAGAATGGGTAAAACCATCACGGTGTCTGGACAGGCGTTGCTTCGGATGGTCAGTTGCCCGTAGAACTCAAAGTTTCCATCGTTGGTGGTGTCAGCATGAGCAGTTATGACGGCGGAAGTGCTTGCATTGGGCGCCAAAACTCCGTGATCAGGCGCAACCGTGAGCCACGCTCCCGGAGGAGAAATTCCTTCGACGCTGAGAGTGTAGTTCAGGCTACCCGAACCGGAATTGGAAAAAGAAACGTTCGCGGTGCCGTCGGTCTCGTTTTGCGAAATGATATTGACGCTCGATTGGAGATTCGCAACGTTGGGTTCGCCGACTTCAAAATTTATTTGGACCGACTCGTTCTCGACCACTTGGACTCCGAAGACGGTATCCGCTTCGATACAGGCACCGTTGACAACAAGGTTATAGGTTCCGGCTTCAATATCAAATTGATAGACTCCATCTACGTCCGTGAGCGCGTAACGCAGTCCTCCCGAATCCGAGACGCGGGCACCGGGTACGGGATCTCCGGTTTCGGCGCTGCGTACGATTCCGTGAATTCCTGCGGGCGGCGCTAAAGACAAAATGTAGGCACTGACAGCGTTGTCGTCGGCAACGATTGCACCGACTGCAACAGCTCCGCCGCTGGAGTAGCGAACGATATTGTTGAATCCGCCTTCTGCGCCGAGATTTCCATAGCGCCACACCCAGCGCGTGAGGTTTTCGTCATCCACCGCGCGCATGAACGGGCCGGTGTCCGTTGCACCGGGTCCGGACTTTCCGACGAATAACATGCCACCGAACCACGGAGTCGCACCGACAAAACGATCGGCGAAACCTGTTGAGCTAAAGGCGAGCGAATAAGGCGCTCCATCTGTAGGATGCACTCCGACAAATCCCGAAGTGCCGTTGACATCGCTTCTGCCTACGATCCAAAGAGTTCCGACCGGGTCGGCAATGACATTAAAGCACGTTTCGTAGTTGGACGTGCCATAGGTTCGACCCGTACCGATTTGATTTCCGTCCAAATCGAATTCAAGCTCCCAGACGTCCGTGGAGCCCGCGCCGTAACTTCTGGTTTGAGCGGCGACGACCAGATTACCATCGGGTTTTTGAATGATATCGTTGCCGATATCGGTGTCATTTCCGCCCACCGTACGCGTCCAAACGGTATCGCCGTTGGCTTCACACAAGAGTACCCAGACATCTGAATGTGTGGGGTCCGTTGTGCCGCCTCGGTATCCCGTCACGGCGAAGCGGCCGTCGGTAAGTTTGCAGAGATTCCAGCTTTTGGTCCGGCCTTCGCGAGCATACCCTCTTTGCCACAGGACTTCGCCGGTGGACGCCAGGAATGAGACGAGGCTCACCTCTCTTCCGTCTTGAATATCCCATCCGGCGGCAACCATCGTGTCGCCGGACAGAGCGATCAGACCGTTGAGCGATTCATTGTCCGTGGAGGCCAAGACGGTTTGCGCGTAGACCGAATCACCGGACGTGGTGTAGGCACAGATGAGATAGTCATAGTCGGGATCGGTAAAACCGATTTGGGCATAGCCGACTCCGACGATCAGGGTATCGTGCACCACGGCGGCGTCGTACAGATAGCATCGATCATTGACCAGAAAAGAGCGCGACCACGTAGTATCGGGCTGCGCAAAGGAAAGACACGGCAGGAGCAACAGGAGCAGCAGCGCAGGCATCGTTAAACCTCAGTTGCTAAGTTGAACATAAAAAAGCGGCGGTAAGAACAATCAGCGAATGTACAGCAGTCTTTGGGTTTGACTGCGGGAGTGATCGGACAAGCGAACAAAATACAATCCGGACGCCAGTCCCTTTGCCTCCCACGACAGGGAATGTTCTCCGGCGGGGAGTTTCGAATGACTCAGCAGCACGGCGACCTCGCGTCCCGTGACGTCATAGACCCGCAGTGAGACGTCGGACTCGTGATCGAGACCGAACCGCAAGCGTGTGACGTTGTTGAAGGGATTGGGATAGGCGGGATAGAGCGCAAATTCGGACGGCAAGGCGGGAGCGTCGTCGGCATCGAGTACGACGGCCAGCACATCAAAAGTCAAGACCGTATCGGGACACGAATTAGTGTGCAGCTTGAGTTCGCCGAAGAAATCGTAGTTTCCGCTGTCGTTGGTGTCGGCCTCGAGAATGACTTGAGCGACAAGCGTGCTTCCCGGTGCCAGTCGTCCAAAGGGAGGTTCGACACGAAGCCAGTCATCAGGCGGAATTTCGGTCAGGGGTTCGAAGGAATAGACCAGATCGCCGCTGCCGGAATTTGAAAATCTCAGGTCGGCGGCGCCCTGTCCATGATTGGGGCCGACGACGTTGATCGAGGAGTAGCTGACGGCGAGATTGGGGACGCCGGCAGTGATATCGGCTTGAGTATTCTGGTTGGCGAAGACCTCAATACCGTGAACAGTGTCGCCGGCGAAACACGGTCCGCCCGAGAACATCGTGTAAACTCCGGGCGGCAGAGCGAGGGCAAACCGTCCGACCGTATCTGAAACGGCATATTGCGGCAGTTCAGCGGCCTGCACGCGCACTCCGGCAACAGGTTCGTTGGTGACACGATTATGAACGACGCCAGAGATACCCGACGGCGGACTAATCCGCCACATCAGCATGTTATCATGTCCGGAGGTGTTGGCTCTTCCGCAGGCGACAAAACCACCGTCGGAGATACGAACCAAATCTTCGAAAGCCCGGCCCAATTCCGTGTCTGTCCAGGTCCAACTTGTGTCCCCGTTGGTCGTCGTCGCCACAAGCCACAACCTGCCGGAATTTACACTGGCGCCGGTTTGTCCGGCGAACAGGGTTCCGCCTTCAAGATAGGGAGCGACACCGGTAAATTTCTCGCTGCCACGTCCGTCGGTATAGGTTCGTTGCCAAAGTGTTTCTCCCGCGGAATTGAGACGCATGGTGAAAGCATCGCGCAGAGAACCGGAACGGGATTCCCCCGTGACAACGACGTCCCCGCTAACGGAATCCACGGTCGCCGCGAAAACCTGCTCGTAGTCTGAATCACCGTATGTCCGTTCACTGATAAAATTGCCGTCGCTGTCCGTAATCACGATATAGAAATCAAAGTGACGACTGGTGTCGGGATCGCTGGTCGTGCCGACGAGCAGGAGGTTTCCATTGGGCACACGTACGATCTCGTTGGGCCAATCAGGATTTGATGTGCCAAATGTCCTTGAATAGAGCGAATCGCCATTCGAGTCACAGCGCATCAGGTAGAAATCGAGCGATCCTCCGGGGCCGGTTCGTCTACCAGCTACATAAAACCCGCCGTCCTGATTGGGCAACAGCGCGGCCGCTTGGTCGGAGCCAGACCAGAAAAACTCCCTTGACCAGACGAAATCACCTTGCTGTGAATAGCATACGACCAGTGAGTTTAGGCTTGAATCATGGCCGCACGCCACCAGATTGCCATTTGTAAGCACATCAACGTCAAATAGTTGCTGAACTGAATTGGGAACTCCGAAAATGCGGGACCAAAGAGTGTCACCAAGCGGATCGTAGCGCACGATGATTGCATCGTCAGAGTTGCCTGCGAACACAGAGCCAACCGCTACGAACCCGCCGGTGCTAAGCTCAATACAGGAATTTAGTGAAGAGGCGGATCCAAGATCGTAGATACTGGTCCATAGGGTGTCCACCTGCGCGGAGGCACGAGTCGTCAGACCTGACAAAAGAAGCAGCGCAAGGGCGAGAGTGAATGGCTTGAAACTCATGGAAACTAAAGATATAACAATTGGTTAGCTGTGCTCGAAGGCAGTTCTTGTAAACTATTAATATACCATAGTCTCATGGCCTCTTCAAGTTCCTCTTGGAAGATTGAGCAATTAAGTGGTGGTTACGGTGCCCAGCCGAGAATTGTGTTTGCCGGACCTCGCTGGCTCTTGAGAGTTGTTTTCTTTTAGTTTATATTTACGTTTTAGGAAAAAAGTCAGAGTTTCGGGAGTTGACCATGTATCGCATCGCTCTTAGTTTGATGATCCTTCTTTTCCCAATGCTCACCGCATCGGGATACACGGTGTCCGGCAACATATCCGGTCGCGAAGGTGCGGCACTCACGTATGTTTATACGATTCCGACGAGTCTGGACACGTTCTACATCGCGATCGCGAATTTCCTGAATGGCAATTACTCACAGGGTAATCTGGACGAGGGAAGTTACATCATATTCTCATTTCAGGATGCGAATTTCAGCTTTTTGCCCGATCCGGACGAATCGCGGGGATTTTACGGCGGAGAAGTACCACAGACGTTGGACGTGTCGTCCGATTTGACAGGCATCGATATAGAACTGATGCCGCCGAACACAGGAGGATTTTCCGGTACGACGACGTACGAAGGCAGTGAAACGGGACCGACGTATGTTTTTGCACACCGGACGAACACGTTTGACGGCCTGCCAAGCGGAGCGGGAATTTTGCTCAACAATTCGGGAAGTGGAGACTACACGGCGATAGTGGACAGCTTTGGAGTTTACTACGCGTTCGCGTTCATGGATGTGAATTCGAACTTTCAGTACGACGTGGGTGAACCCTACGACGTATACGGCGACGATCTTGAACCTGAGCCGATTACGATTACTCAGGGACAATCGTTTCCGGACAACATAAATTTCACTCTCGTAGCGACGTCTTCCGCAGCCGCGCCGACCGTGGCCGTTTCCGATTTCGAGCTTGGCCAAGCCTATCCCAATCCGTTCAATCCAGTCGCGACGATTCCTTTCACATTGGAAAGAACGTTGAGTGTTGAGATCGTGGCTTGCGACATCCTTGGACGAACGGTGCGAACACTGCACTCGGGGGTTTTACCCGCCGGCGAACACAGCGTTACCTTTGACGGCAACGGATTGGCGAGCGGACTCTACATTATCGAATTGCGCACACAAAACCACTCATCATGCACTCCCGCCGTGCTGTTGAAATAGTTTGGCTCATAGGGCTCCTGATTTTAGCCGCCGGACTGCGCGTTCCGACGGCACGCGGGGAAGCTCTCTTTGTTCGGGGAGAAGTCACGGGAATTTGGAGT contains:
- a CDS encoding TlpA family protein disulfide reductase; this encodes MRELAQSVQRELPADQKRELVENRTDTPAPDFDLEKLGGGKVKLSDLKGKVVVLDFWATWCGPCKMTMPQIDKFYQARDNDVEVYGVNVWERSGTGGVGPFIEKSGYTFPILFGTNELAAQYGVRGIPTMFVIDKDGKIAHRHVGYNPQIMQILKAQTEELLK
- a CDS encoding T9SS type A sorting domain-containing protein; translated protein: MKSFGFIVLLFFVMQPARAELDTLWSQQIDLSSFQWVQSAIILQNGHTMVASAHNADAGIDLWRLNATGSQVWNGTVSFQGDYCTLLGMEQFEDGQIALVGVVTSDNDSLPSLSVLRINDVGAVQGEISFDLDIAYPENKAGICATRDNGLVLYTGMYDNSGSQSDLLIKFDSNGDTLWTASVSGQGGSQGACVQEFANGDLAVAGWLTTDAFTFDAFVARTTPTGSTVWMNDYPSPDIMRIMPQAIALDDDENIYVAGNEGFDFGIYWPWAYKLTSSGNYVWTLTGLDGEFFGISGIRPTDDGGATVCGSTASEVGPFTGRIYTLNSSGNSDHSAELSADGVDLRGMHNRGSAGLIFGTTFQSTDYAARLYRFGPGYIVNGIVRAQGTNEPLSGVRVEVVETGDFTITDEQGAYLLGTNQSEATLLITGPCIAPDSQSVELVLGGENVVDFTVGTPQYENNKTSVNIIGTFGRWERDTLTVQNDGDGLLQFTCETVEHTPTYGWLYVAPESGEIAAGASGEIVVSVLTNPEHPESEFFGEVIIHHNACPDTADEVGVYILALDSPDRPDLAESFVLYPAYPNPFNAVTRVAFDLPQTSHVSAKLYTIEGREAATLADDVFDAGVHSLLVDRAAFATGVYLLRVSAGSFVETQKLVLLK
- a CDS encoding T9SS type A sorting domain-containing protein, which translates into the protein MPALLLLLLLPCLSFAQPDTTWSRSFLVNDRCYLYDAAVVHDTLIVGVGYAQIGFTDPDYDYLICAYTTSGDSVYAQTVLASTDNESLNGLIALSGDTMVAAGWDIQDGREVSLVSFLASTGEVLWQRGYAREGRTKSWNLCKLTDGRFAVTGYRGGTTDPTHSDVWVLLCEANGDTVWTRTVGGNDTDIGNDIIQKPDGNLVVAAQTRSYGAGSTDVWELEFDLDGNQIGTGRTYGTSNYETCFNVIADPVGTLWIVGRSDVNGTSGFVGVHPTDGAPYSLAFSSTGFADRFVGATPWFGGMLFVGKSGPGATDTGPFMRAVDDENLTRWVWRYGNLGAEGGFNNIVRYSSGGAVAVGAIVADDNAVSAYILSLAPPAGIHGIVRSAETGDPVPGARVSDSGGLRYALTDVDGVYQFDIEAGTYNLVVNGACIEADTVFGVQVVENESVQINFEVGEPNVANLQSSVNIISQNETDGTANVSFSNSGSGSLNYTLSVEGISPPGAWLTVAPDHGVLAPNASTSAVITAHADTTNDGNFEFYGQLTIRSNACPDTVMVLPILVSVLDVNDHSELPAQFSLSPAYPNPFNSNTSITLSIPNETVARLEVYNIAGKWVKTLVDGRMSAGNHNINIDLSGEATGLYFVRAAMPNTFAVQKLLYIR
- a CDS encoding T9SS type A sorting domain-containing protein, which produces MSFKPFTLALALLLLSGLTTRASAQVDTLWTSIYDLGSASSLNSCIELSTGGFVAVGSVFAGNSDDAIIVRYDPLGDTLWSRIFGVPNSVQQLFDVDVLTNGNLVACGHDSSLNSLVVCYSQQGDFVWSREFFWSGSDQAAALLPNQDGGFYVAGRRTGPGGSLDFYLMRCDSNGDSLYSRTFGTSNPDWPNEIVRVPNGNLLLVGTTSDPDTSRHFDFYIVITDSDGNFISERTYGDSDYEQVFAATVDSVSGDVVVTGESRSGSLRDAFTMRLNSAGETLWQRTYTDGRGSEKFTGVAPYLEGGTLFAGQTGASVNSGRLWLVATTTNGDTSWTWTDTELGRAFEDLVRISDGGFVACGRANTSGHDNMLMWRISPPSGISGVVHNRVTNEPVAGVRVQAAELPQYAVSDTVGRFALALPPGVYTMFSGGPCFAGDTVHGIEVFANQNTQADITAGVPNLAVSYSSINVVGPNHGQGAADLRFSNSGSGDLVYSFEPLTEIPPDDWLRVEPPFGRLAPGSTLVAQVILEADTNDSGNYDFFGELKLHTNSCPDTVLTFDVLAVVLDADDAPALPSEFALYPAYPNPFNNVTRLRFGLDHESDVSLRVYDVTGREVAVLLSHSKLPAGEHSLSWEAKGLASGLYFVRLSDHSRSQTQRLLYIR
- a CDS encoding T9SS type A sorting domain-containing protein, translated to MYRIALSLMILLFPMLTASGYTVSGNISGREGAALTYVYTIPTSLDTFYIAIANFLNGNYSQGNLDEGSYIIFSFQDANFSFLPDPDESRGFYGGEVPQTLDVSSDLTGIDIELMPPNTGGFSGTTTYEGSETGPTYVFAHRTNTFDGLPSGAGILLNNSGSGDYTAIVDSFGVYYAFAFMDVNSNFQYDVGEPYDVYGDDLEPEPITITQGQSFPDNINFTLVATSSAAAPTVAVSDFELGQAYPNPFNPVATIPFTLERTLSVEIVACDILGRTVRTLHSGVLPAGEHSVTFDGNGLASGLYIIELRTQNHSSCTPAVLLK